GCGGCCGCCGCCTGGCTTGTCAACCCACCCTGATTAGTGGTCTGCGGCGGATTGGTGAATGGGGTGACTTGCGACGCGGTGGCCGAGGCGGCGGCGTATCCGTACATGGCAGACGCATCCTGGGCCCACATCTCGGCGTAGAGGGCCTCGGTCGCCATGATCGCCGGTGTGTTCTGCCCCAGGATGTTCGTCGCGACGAGAGCTGCCAGCAGACTCCGGTTGGCGGCGATCAACGGGGGTGGAACCGTTGCGGCGTAAGCGGTTTCGTAGGCGCTCACGGCGGCAGTGGCCTGCGTGGCCGCCTGTTGCGCCTGGTCGCCGGTGGCGCTCAGCCACGTCACATACGGCGCGGCTGCCGCGGCCATCGCGGTCGAGCTGGCGCCCGTCCACGGACCACTCGTCAGCGTCGAGAGGATTGAACCATAGGCCGCTGCAACCGAACTCAACTCCTCGGCCAGCGACTGCCACGCCGTCGCGGCGGCCAGCATCGTGCCCGGGCCCGGACCGGCATACATCCGTCCGGAGTTGATCTCCGGCGGCAGGGCGGCGAAATCCAACATCGATCCGCCTAGCCTGCCGCGGCCGCGTTGGCGGCCTCGGTGGCCGCATAAGAAACCGCGCTGGCGCCCAACGTGCTGACGAACAACTCGTGAATCGCGGCCGCCTGGGCGCTGATCACCTGATACATCTGGGCGTGAGTGGCGAACTGCGCGGCCGTCAACGCCGAAACCTCATCGGCCGCAGCGGGTATCACGCCGGTCGTCGGAGCGGCCGCACTAGCGTTCTGCCCCGCCATAATCGACCCGATGCCCTGCAAAGTGTCTGCAGCGGCCGTCAATTCGGCCGGCTGTGTGTTCACATACGACATCTGGCACTCCCTCCACCGCAGACCCCACCTGTCACTGAGACATTAAGGACGAAAGATGGGCCGCCGTCATGGCGAAGCTATGCGCCGGCTATGAGACGTCTGGCAACGATCCCGCATGCACGTGCACCAAAAAAGTCCCTCCACCCGACGCGGGCGGAGGGACTTTTTCGACTTCCGGTTATCGACGCAAGTCGGTGGCCGCTACCTGAACGAACACACCGGTGTCCTCGGCCATGAGCAGACCACGACCGCGGGGCAGCGGGCCACCCTTCATCTTGCCGCGGATGAAGCCCTCGTCGGGGTCGGCGTCCATCACCAGCAACGGCGCGTTGGCCTGAGCCAGCGCCCGCAGCATCGGGTCGCTACCCGCCGACGACCATCCACCGAAGGTCCGGGTGACGATGACATGCAGGCCGACGTCGGCCGCCCGGGTCACCCATGGCGCGGCCCGCTGAAGTGGCGAGTCGAAGCCGGGCGGGAGCTGCTGCACGTCGTCGATGATCAGGAAGATCTCCGGACCGCTCCACCAGGCGCGCGACAGCAGCTCTTCGGCCGACAGCCCTGGCGGCGGCTCGCGACGAGCCAGCACCTCGCCCAGCTCATTCATCATCGCCGAGACTCCGTCGAGGTTGTAGGCGAACTTCTCGACGTAGTCGGTGCCCAGCGTGGTCAGCAGCTGACGACGCGGGTCGACAAGCCACACCTGCGCCGACGGACGTGACGTCGGCGGGGCGATGCTGGCTCCCGGCTCGTAGACCCGTCCGATCTCGGCCATGATCGTGGCCAAGGTCGTCGTCCGACCACACTCGCGTCGACCCGTCACCATCAGGTGCGCGTTCTCCGCGAAGTTGAGGTAGACCGGCTGCAGGTCGAGTTCGTTGATGGCCCAGGCGATTCCGCCGACGCCGACGTTCTGGCGCTGATCCTGCTGCGCGAGCGCCCGCACCTGCTCCAGGCCGAACTTGGCCGGAAGCCGACGCACCGGAGGCGCGTGGCCGACTGCGATCTTGCTGACCGCCGCCGCGACGCTCTCCGAGGAGAAGACATTGTCGGGCGTGTCGGCCAGCGCCGGCCGTGCGACCAGCGTGTGCAGACCGGACTGCGGGTCGCTGTCCAATCGGACGTAGTTGACCGCGACCATGCCTCGGCCCGGCTTGACCGGAACATCCTTGGCGAACCGCGAGCGCACCAATTTGGCGTCCTCGACCGCGGCCAGCCGCAACTCGATCCGCGACCCGAACCCGCTGCGGACCGGGGGCCGGAGCTCCGATTCGCGGTCGGCGGTGGCCATCACGTGGATACCGAACGACGGTCCCTGGTTGATGATCTGGTTGACCTGTTCGATCAACACCTCGTTCTCTTCGGCGAGCGCCCGGTAGTTGTCGATCACCAGGAAGATGTCACCGAAGCCATCGTTGGGAACCCGGCCCGCTTCCCCACCGAACTTGCGCCGGCGGAAGACCTCCATCGACGGCACGTCGAACTGCAGGAACGTGTGCTTGCGCTGACGCAGTAGCGCCAACAACTCGGCCACCGTGCGGCGGACGCCGTACGGGTCGGTCGGACCGACCACCTCACCGACGTGCGGCAACCCGGCCACCGTCGTCAGCGCGGTGCTGCTGTAGGCCAGCACGTAGAACTGAACCTGCTCGGGCGTGTGAGTCAGGGCTGCCGACGTGATCAGCGTTTGCAGCGCGGTGGTCTTGCCCGACCCACCGGCGCCCAGGATCAGCACGTTGGCACCCGGCCCGGAAGTGTCCACGGTCCACGGCGGCTGGTCGTGCTTGAACGGCCGGTCGATGATCCCGACCGGGAACACCAGGTCGGTGCTCTTGCCGTACTGCTCCTGCCACGGGTGTTCGAGGAAGCGGTTGACCAGGTTCTCGATCGAAATCGGCTGGTCGAGCGGCGGCTGCCACAACCGGTACGGCTCGAAGTCGATCCGTCGCAGCTGGTCGATGATCACGGTACCGACCTTCGGCGTCCGGATCGCCTCTTCTTCCTCTTCCTCCGGCTCCTCGGCGGCGCCGTTACCAAGGAAGAACTCGCCGTTGCTGTCCCCGTTGGTTAAGGCTTCGAACTCGTCCGGCCCGGTCACGTCGACCTCGATCGGGGTGAACCCGGTCGTGAACAGTTGCGGCCGAATGTAATCGACCGTATGGGTGAGCATTGCCGGCCCGCCGTCGTCGAGCGAGACTCCGCGACGGTAGTCGCGCCACAGGAATTCCGCCTGAAAGCGGATGATCTCGTCGAGGCTCTTGCGGAAGTAACCCAGACCGGCCTGCGCGGGCAGGTTGACGGCGTTGGGAACACCGGCCGCCTGTGCCGCACCGGCGGTGCGCGCCTTCAGCACCAACCGATAACCCATGTTCTCCATGAGCTTCTCGGCCCGGCTCTCGATTGTCTGCGAGGCCATCATCAGGTGGATCCAGTAGGCACGACCCTGCCGGCCGATGGAGTCCAGCACGTCCACAGCGGTCGGCATGATGCGGAACCACTCGTAGAACTCGTCGATGACGACCACGAGCATCGGCAGCGGCGGGATGTCTTGGCCGCGGGCCCGCATGCGCGAACGCATCTCGTTGTATTCCTTGGCGTCGTCGACACCGGCGTTGTCGCACACCGCTTTACGACGGGCGATCTCACCCCACAGCGAGTCCAGGAAGCGCTCCATCAGCGCCTGGTCCTCTTCGAGGTCGGTGATGATCCGTGAGACGTGGGGCACGCCGGCGAACGGCTTGACGGCGGAACCACCCTTGAGGTCGGCAAGCACGAACTGCAGCTCGTCCGGCGGATGCGACAGCATCAGCGACTCGAGAACCGTACGCACCAGCGTCGACTTACCGGAACCGGTCGTTCCCGACATGACGCCGTGCGGGCCGTCGCCGCCCTCGTCGAGGGACTTCATGTCAAGGAACAGCAGTTCACCGTTGTCGGAGCGGTTTCCGAAGGGAATCCGCAGCCGGGAACGGCTGGTCAGCGCATCGCGACGACTGCTCCACAGCGTCTCGAAGTCGATTTCGGCGGGATCGTCGATTCCGTAGTAGGACAGGATGTCCCGCGCGCCGATGTGGGCGACGCGTTGCCCGATCTCCTCGTAGGCCTCGGCCAATCGCCAGCGCGCGACGCGCTGGGCGAATTGCTCTGCCTCGGCCTCGGTGACGTAATCGGCGAGGGCGAAGAACCAGCGGTTGTCGTCGATCACCATCCAGGTGTCGCGATCGCGCGGCAACGCCTCGATCACCCCGACCTCGTTGGTGAACTTGAGCACGCGCTCGGGGTTACCGGTCCACAGATCAGAACCTGTCAGGTCGAAGAACGTCACGCCGTCCACGCCGTCGACGCTGATCACGTACTCCCACTGCGGGTCGTCGACATCGGCGATGATCACGTGGTGCGGCGTCGGCGTCTCGGCCGACGAGCTGGCATGGCGAGGCGTGAACGATCCACGGCCGGCGAACAATTCGGCCTGGTCGGCGGCGAACTCGCGCACCGAGGCGTACACCATTCGCGCATTGCCGGCCGCGTCGCGACGGCGCGGGTCGCCGAAGTGCGGCAGCCATTTGACCCAGTCCCACTTGCTCATGTCGGAGGTGACCACGATCATCTGCAGGTGGTCCGGCCCGTGCGAGAAGGCCAGCTGAAGAATCAGCGCGCGCATGGCGCCCAGCGTCTGCTCACGTTCACCGACAAGCGCGTACCAGGGCTCGACCAGCAGTGACACCATCTTCGGCAGGTTGTAGATGACGCTCTGGTAGCGGCCGAATTCCTGCAGTGCCTTACCGGTCACCGGCTCCAGCTCGATGTCGGTAGGCATGTTCTGCGGCTCGCCCCAGGTCACCTCGGGACGGGTCATGCCCACCCCGATGCGGGCGACGCCGAAGTTCAGGTCCTTGCCGTCCGGCTTGCGCTCCCACATCCGGGCCGAACCCACCGCGGCCGCCAGAGTGGTCGGCTCGGGGTGGAACCAGCGGTAGTTGGCGTCCATGCTGTCGGCCGACTCGTTCGCGGTGTCGCGCAGCATGTCCAGCATCAGCATGAACTGGGCGCGCATCGCGTCCAGCTTCGGCCGGCTCATCTGCTGCTGGCCACCGAAACGGCCGCCGAACATCATCATCGCGACGCCACCGATCATGAAGATCGGGAAGATCGAGCCGGCGCCCAGGAACATGCGCGAGCCGTTGGCGACGGTCATGCCGACCATGCCGACCAGCAGGCCGACCACCAGCACGCCGACCACAATCAACCACCAGGGCTTGCCTTCGGGCGGCGGGACACTCAGCGGCGTCGGGAGGACGATGTTCTCCGGCCTGACGGCAGGCGCCCGCTCGGGCGTCGGGCGTGCGAAACCTTGCTTCACTTGGGTACCACCAACTCTGCGGGGTTCATATCTGTCGGAAGGGTGTCGTGGCGCACCAAGGCATCCGCGCGTGACAACGCGGGGCCCGGTGCCAGCAGGCGCAGCGCGACCCACGGCGCCGGCGACGGCTGGGCTGTCAGGCCGAGTGCGGAGCGTGAGTCGCGAGTGTTCTCCACGCCGAAGCGCGCACCGGAACTCGTGAGCCACCACAGGGATTCGGAGGTCGTCGACCCAGGGTCGTTGCCGGTCACGACCACCCAGTTGCCGTATTCAGGGCCGAAGTAGACGTGATCGGCTTCACGACCAGACGTGTCCGACTTGACCAGGGACACGATCTTGTCGGTCTTCTCGTTGGGCACCGGGATCGTCGGCCCGGAGATCACCTGGATGCGGGCGCGCTCCTCACCGGCGGTCTTCTGCCACCACCAGCACGTCGCGGGGTTCTCCTTGAGGTCGACCGGGCTGAGCGGCGCGTCGGGGTAGGCCGAGAGATCCATCCCGTTGACGACGGGCATCTTCGCCAGCGATGCCGGAGCCACCACCATCGGTGAGTTGCCCGCGGGCGTGCCGGCGTTCTGCAGGATCTGGGCGACTACCGGATTGACGGTCTGCACGCCGTCGCCCAGCACCACCGAATACTGCTGCGGCCCACTGATCTGCGGCGTCACGATCACGGTACCGATGGGGCCCGGCGCACCGCTGAACCCGGCCGGCTGGCCTGTGCCGGGCACCTTGGGCACCGCCAGCTCGGGGCCGACGGGCAGCGAGTCGAACAGCGCACGGCTCATCGGGTGCGCCTGGCTGACGTTCTCCGGGGTCAGGCCCAGCGGCAGCAGCACGGCGCGGTTGGACGAGTCGATGCGCGACCGGCGGCCCTGCCGGACCACGTAGGTGTCCTTCTCATACTTGAGCACGACGGCATCGGACCCGTTCAGCACGCGGCGACGATTCGACAGGTCGGGCTTGCCGTCGATGACGGTGACCGTCACCGGCGCCGTCGCGACTCCCTCCGTCTTTGCCACCGAGTCGCACACCAGCCACGACGACGTCGCCGGGGTGGTCGGCGCGAATTCCGACGGCGCTCCGGGGATGCCGACCAGCGGCCCGTGCGGCTGCTCGGCGATTTGGCTGGCCCGCACCTTGTGCGGGTTGTCCGCGCGGCCGGCGATCAGCCGCGCCGATGCCAGGTTCAGCGCGGGATACAACTTGTCGCCGACCCGCACGTACAGCGCGCCCGAATCACGGTCCGCGATGATCGGGGTGTCGTTCAGCTGGCCCGACGGACTGAGGAATGAGTACAGCAAGGCGCCCAGGCAGATCACCAGGGCGGCCGAGACCGAAGCGACGACGGCCAGCGTCTGGCGCCGACCGGGCTCGATTTCCATCCGCACTCGCCAGCGCGTCAACGCCATCGCAGTACGGCGTGCCAAGAATTGGTAACCGGTTACCTGAGTCCGGGTGGATAGTCCGAGGCCATAGCCCGAACCTCGCTGCTGGTCACCGGCCATGTTCGATCACCCTCCAGTCGGACCCGACGACCGGAGACGGTGTAGTCCCACGATTCACAGAGCTAACGGTAGGGCACCCCGTGCGACCTCGCCATGTGAATGTTCGAGCGCGGGCGCTGTTCACGTCCGCGCCGTTTGTGGTTTGCGCCACAGTGCTGTCACCTGTCAATTGATAGTGGAAGGATTCGACGGCTCCGTCTGAGCGCATAGTACGGCCAGACGCAAACTGGACCCGACGAAAAAGTGACGCTGAGGTGGACACTCGGGTCGCGGCTCGGATATCTGGCCAAGCAAGATGTGTGCCATGAGCCAGATGGCGCCCTCGTTGGTCGAACTCGCGGGTCGGTTCGGAATCTCCACCGCATACCAAGACTGGAGCGGTCGCTGGGTCGACGTCCCGGAAGGCACGCTGATCGCCGCGCTCGCCGCGCTCGGCGTCGATGCAGCAGACGAAGCGCAACGCAATGCCGCGCGCATAGCGCACGACCGGGCGCACTGGGCGCGCCCGCTACCGCCGACGATCCTCGGCCAACCAGGCACCCAGACGACGTTCTGGGTGCATGTGACGCACGGCCAGCCGGCCGAGGTGTCGATCGAGCTCGAAGACGGCTCCGTCCGTACCGGAATACGGCAAGTCGACAACTTCACCCCGCCGTTCGATCTCGACGGGCGCCTCGTCGGCGAGGCGAGCTTCGTGTTGCCCGACGATCTGCCGCTGGGCTATCACCGAGTTCACCTGCGCTCCGGCGACGACGAGGCCGACGCCGCCGTGATCGTCACACCGCCGTGGCTGGGCGTGCCTGAGCGGTTGGGCGCCCGTCGTACTTGGGGACTGGCGACACAGTTATATAGCGTGCGGTCCCGACAATCCTGGGGCGTCGGCGACCTGACCGATCTCGTCGACCTGGCGGTCTGGTCGGCGTCGGTGCACGGCGCCGGTTTTGTGCTGGTCAATCCGCTGCATGCGGCTGGACCGACCGCACCGATGGAGCCCTCCCCCTACCTGCCGACTTCACGCCGGTTCGTCAATCCGCTCTATCTGCGCGTCGAGGCCATTCCCGAGTTCGCCCAGCTGTCGAAACGCACCCGGGTGCGACGGCTGCGCGACGGCGTCCAGAAGCAGGCCGCGGCGCAGGACTCGATAGACCGCGACGCCGCGTGGACGGCGAAACGGGAGGCCCTGCAGCTCATCTTCGCCGTTCCGCGCACCGCCGGCCGTGAGCTCGCGTTCGCGGCATACTGCCGTCGGGAAGGCGCCGCGCTCGACGACTTCGCCACCTGGTGCGCGCTCGCCGAGAAGTACGGCGCCGACTGGCACGAGTGGCCCGAATCGGTGCGCCACCCGGGCTCCGCCGGCGTCGCGAAGTTCGTCAAGAAGCATTCTGCCGCAATCGATTTCCACCGCTGGCTGCAGTGGCAGCTCGACGAGCAGCTGGCCGCGGCGCAAACCCAGGCGGTGTCGGCGGGCATGCCTCTTGGTGTCGTGCATGATCTTGCCGTCGGGGTGCATCCCGACGGCGCCGACGCCTGGGCTCTGCAGGATGCGCTGGCCCTCGGTGTTTCGGCCGGCGCTCCCCCGGACGAGTTCAATCAGCTGGGCCAGGACTGGTCGCAACCGCCGTGGCGGCCGGATCGTCTCGACGAGTTGGAGTATCAGCCGTTCCGTGCGCTGATCCGCGGCGTGCTGAGGCACGCCGGTGGGGTGCGGATCGACCACATCATCGGGCTGTTCCGGTTGTGGTGGATCCCGCAGGGCATGGCGCCCACCGAAGGCACGTACGTGCGCTACAACCACGAGGCGATGATCGGCATCGTCGCGCTGGAGGCCTACCGGGCGATGGCGCTGGTGGTGGGCGAGGATCTCGGCACGGTCGAGCCGTGGGTTCGCGATTATCTGCGGGCGCGTGGCGTGCTGGGCACGTCGATCTTGTGGTTCGAACTCGACCGCGACGGGACGGGCGGGCCGTTGCCGGCGGAACGCTGGCGCGAATACTGCCTGTCCTCGGTGACCACGCACGACTTGCCGCCGACGGCCGGTTACCTCGCCAACGAGCATGTGCGACTGAGGGATTCGCTTGGGCTTTTGACCCGACCGGTCGAGCAGGAGCTGGCGTCGGCCGAAGCCGAGCAAGCGGCCTGGCTCGCGGAGCTGCGACGAGTCGGTTTGTTGTCCAAACACGCCGACGAAGAACAAACCGTGCTGGCCCTGCACCGGTACCTGGGCCGAACTCCGTCGAGACTGCTGGGTCTCGCGCTGACCGACGCGGTCGGCGACAAGCGGACTCAGAACCAGCCCGGAACCACCGACGAGTATCCGAACTGGCGGGTTCCGCTCAGCGCTCCCGACGGCAAGCCGATGTTGCTCGAAGATGTGTTCACCGACCGTCGGGCCAACACGCTGGCCGAGGCGATGCGTACCCAGTCATGACTGTCAGCGCAGACGACCGGACGACGCTGAGCGACCTTGTGCACCGATACGCCGCCCGCATCGATGATCGTCAATTCGATTCGCTGGCTGAGCTTTTCACCGACGACGCGCAGCTGGTACTGCCCGACCCGCCGACGGCCCTGGAGCCGGTCACGACTTACTCGGGCCACGTCGGTATCGGTGCGGCCCTCGAGACTGTCGCGGCCACTGTCCGTACCCAGCACGCCATCGTCGGAGAGGTCTACGAGACCGGCCCCCACCCTGAATCCGCCGGTGGAAGGATCAGCTGCATCGCGCATCACTGGGTTCGACACGAGGATCAGATCCGCGACGTCACCTGGTACCTGCGCTACGTGGACGAATACCGGCGCGACGTCGACGGCACGTGGCGGATCCGCCGCCGGGCGTTGACGATCGACGCGATCGACACTCGTCCGGTTCGCCGGGTGCGACCTCGTCAGTCCTGACGACCGCGCGCCGCAGCCGCTTCGAGCAGATCGGCTGCCCGGTTGACACTTTCCGACGGCGGGGTCATCTTCGCCGCGACTGCTTTAGCGCGGCTGGCGTAGTGCGGTGTGAGGACCGCACGCAGATCGGCGACCAAGGAATCCAAAGTCGACTCCGAAAAACGCCTTCCGAGGCCGACTTCGAGGAATGCCACCGACGTAGCCCACATCGGCTGATCGAGACCATTCCAGAGCACAAGAGCCGGCACCCCGGCCCGCAACCCTGCTGCGGTGGTCCCTGCTCCGCCGTGGTGGACCACGGCGCGGCATTCGGGAAAGACGCCCGCGTGGCTCACCTCTCGAACAACCTTGACATGGTCTTCGACAGCGATACCGGCAAAGTCGTTAGGGCCCATACAAATCAGCGCACGCACACCGACCCGCGTGCAGGCCGCGCTGATGACCGCGATCGTGTCGGTGGGCGCCTGGACCGGAGTGCTGCCGAAGCCGAAGTACACCGGCGGGGTACCGCTCCCGACCCACGATCGCACGTCGTGGTCGGCAGCGGTTTCCAGTTGCAGCGTCAGCGCTCCGACGAACGGCCGGGAACTGCCCTCCCACTCGGCAGCCAACCGAGGCACGCAAAGCTTCTCGTAGGCTTGAATTTCCAGCGGCCGCCCGGGCCGCGGCTCATCCGGCAGACCCAGTGACCGGCGCTGCGCCTGGTCGGACTTGGCCGACACTCTGTCATCCGGGGATCCCTGCTGCAGGATCTGCGGCGGAAAGAAGTGCAGCGCCGCTAGCGGGATGCGGTAATACTCGGCGACATTGCCGACCGGCTCCTGCTCAGTCATCCCGGCGACCATCAGGTCGGCGTCCTCCGCCAACGACATCAAGGTGGACGTCTTCTCCTGCACCACCCTGGCCACGTACTCGACGGCCTGCGGGATCGCGGTCATCGGGTTTTGCAGCATCCGAGTGAAGTCGCCGTCAAGCAATAGTTCTTCCAAATCCCGCCCGTACGGGACCGTCACCAGCCCCGCAGAGTCGACATAGCGGCGCAGGTCCGGTGGGACCGTGAGCGCCATCCGCACGTCATGACCGCGGCGCTGCAGTTCCGCCGCGACGGCGATACAGGGTTCGGTGTCGCCGCGGCTGCCATAGGCGGCAAGGACGAACTTCACCGGCATAACCTAACGCGCGCGGACGAGTCAGGTTCGTGCGGTGGCAGATACGTTGCCGTCAGCCGGTTTCCGGCAGCGGGATGCCTTCGCTGGTCGAGAATTCGGCGTCGCTCTGAGTCGAGAGTCCCAACGACACCACCGACCGTGCGAACATCGCGTCGGTCAGATAGGCGAGGGTGACGGCCCAGCGGTTGACGCCCCGCGGGATGGCATACAGGTGATAGGCGCGGGTAACGACCTTGGCCGCGAATCCGGATAACGGGATCTTCAGCGGATTCGCCACGGCCTGATGCGGTCCGAGGTCGACGACCAAACCCATGTCATGGTGTTTGTATTCGCGTTTCTTGCCGTGACCGAGGCTTGCCGCCACGTTGTTGCCCAGTGTCTTGCCCTGACGCGTCGCGTGTTGCGCCGTCGGCGGGGTGATCTTGCCCGGCTGCGTCACGTCGGGTACCGCCGCCGCGTCGCCGGCGGCGAAGACATCGGGATGCCCGGGTACGGACAGGTCGGTCTGCACCTTGAGCCGACCCTTCTCGGTTGGCAGACCGAGCGTCTCGATCAGTGGCGCCGCGGTCACCCCCGTCACCCACGCCACGGTGTGGGTGCCCACCCGCGTGTTGTCGCTGAGCACGACATGGTCGGGATGAACTTCGTTGAGCGTCAACCCCAGTCGGACGTCGACCTCGCGTTTCTTCAGTACACGTTGCGCACGGGCGCCTAGTTTTTCACCGACCTCCGGCATCACTTGTTCGGCGAGGTCGAGGAGCAGGAATTTCACTTCCGACGGATCGAAATTCATGTGCTTGGCGGCGGCGTGGGCCAGCGCTCGGAGCTGAAGTATCAGCTCGGTACCGGAGTACGACGCGCCGACCACCACGATCGTGCGGCGGGCCCGGGCCAACTCAGGGTCTTCTTCCAGACACGCCAGTTCCAGTTGCTCCAGCACATGATCACGGAGGTACAGAGCCTCCGCCGTCGACTTCAAACCCCTTGCATAGTGCGCCAATCCGGGGATGTCGAACAAGCGGGTGACCGATCCGGGCGTCAACACCAACCGGTCCCATGCGAGCTCGCGGGTGCGCTGCTCTAGGTCGGTGAACCGCAGGCGGTGACCATCGAGGTCGACGTCGTCCACCCTGCCGCGG
This genomic stretch from Mycobacterium paraterrae harbors:
- the malQ gene encoding 4-alpha-glucanotransferase, which encodes MSQMAPSLVELAGRFGISTAYQDWSGRWVDVPEGTLIAALAALGVDAADEAQRNAARIAHDRAHWARPLPPTILGQPGTQTTFWVHVTHGQPAEVSIELEDGSVRTGIRQVDNFTPPFDLDGRLVGEASFVLPDDLPLGYHRVHLRSGDDEADAAVIVTPPWLGVPERLGARRTWGLATQLYSVRSRQSWGVGDLTDLVDLAVWSASVHGAGFVLVNPLHAAGPTAPMEPSPYLPTSRRFVNPLYLRVEAIPEFAQLSKRTRVRRLRDGVQKQAAAQDSIDRDAAWTAKREALQLIFAVPRTAGRELAFAAYCRREGAALDDFATWCALAEKYGADWHEWPESVRHPGSAGVAKFVKKHSAAIDFHRWLQWQLDEQLAAAQTQAVSAGMPLGVVHDLAVGVHPDGADAWALQDALALGVSAGAPPDEFNQLGQDWSQPPWRPDRLDELEYQPFRALIRGVLRHAGGVRIDHIIGLFRLWWIPQGMAPTEGTYVRYNHEAMIGIVALEAYRAMALVVGEDLGTVEPWVRDYLRARGVLGTSILWFELDRDGTGGPLPAERWREYCLSSVTTHDLPPTAGYLANEHVRLRDSLGLLTRPVEQELASAEAEQAAWLAELRRVGLLSKHADEEQTVLALHRYLGRTPSRLLGLALTDAVGDKRTQNQPGTTDEYPNWRVPLSAPDGKPMLLEDVFTDRRANTLAEAMRTQS
- a CDS encoding glycosyltransferase — its product is MKFVLAAYGSRGDTEPCIAVAAELQRRGHDVRMALTVPPDLRRYVDSAGLVTVPYGRDLEELLLDGDFTRMLQNPMTAIPQAVEYVARVVQEKTSTLMSLAEDADLMVAGMTEQEPVGNVAEYYRIPLAALHFFPPQILQQGSPDDRVSAKSDQAQRRSLGLPDEPRPGRPLEIQAYEKLCVPRLAAEWEGSSRPFVGALTLQLETAADHDVRSWVGSGTPPVYFGFGSTPVQAPTDTIAVISAACTRVGVRALICMGPNDFAGIAVEDHVKVVREVSHAGVFPECRAVVHHGGAGTTAAGLRAGVPALVLWNGLDQPMWATSVAFLEVGLGRRFSESTLDSLVADLRAVLTPHYASRAKAVAAKMTPPSESVNRAADLLEAAAARGRQD
- the eccCa gene encoding type VII secretion protein EccCa, producing MKQGFARPTPERAPAVRPENIVLPTPLSVPPPEGKPWWLIVVGVLVVGLLVGMVGMTVANGSRMFLGAGSIFPIFMIGGVAMMMFGGRFGGQQQMSRPKLDAMRAQFMLMLDMLRDTANESADSMDANYRWFHPEPTTLAAAVGSARMWERKPDGKDLNFGVARIGVGMTRPEVTWGEPQNMPTDIELEPVTGKALQEFGRYQSVIYNLPKMVSLLVEPWYALVGEREQTLGAMRALILQLAFSHGPDHLQMIVVTSDMSKWDWVKWLPHFGDPRRRDAAGNARMVYASVREFAADQAELFAGRGSFTPRHASSSAETPTPHHVIIADVDDPQWEYVISVDGVDGVTFFDLTGSDLWTGNPERVLKFTNEVGVIEALPRDRDTWMVIDDNRWFFALADYVTEAEAEQFAQRVARWRLAEAYEEIGQRVAHIGARDILSYYGIDDPAEIDFETLWSSRRDALTSRSRLRIPFGNRSDNGELLFLDMKSLDEGGDGPHGVMSGTTGSGKSTLVRTVLESLMLSHPPDELQFVLADLKGGSAVKPFAGVPHVSRIITDLEEDQALMERFLDSLWGEIARRKAVCDNAGVDDAKEYNEMRSRMRARGQDIPPLPMLVVVIDEFYEWFRIMPTAVDVLDSIGRQGRAYWIHLMMASQTIESRAEKLMENMGYRLVLKARTAGAAQAAGVPNAVNLPAQAGLGYFRKSLDEIIRFQAEFLWRDYRRGVSLDDGGPAMLTHTVDYIRPQLFTTGFTPIEVDVTGPDEFEALTNGDSNGEFFLGNGAAEEPEEEEEEAIRTPKVGTVIIDQLRRIDFEPYRLWQPPLDQPISIENLVNRFLEHPWQEQYGKSTDLVFPVGIIDRPFKHDQPPWTVDTSGPGANVLILGAGGSGKTTALQTLITSAALTHTPEQVQFYVLAYSSTALTTVAGLPHVGEVVGPTDPYGVRRTVAELLALLRQRKHTFLQFDVPSMEVFRRRKFGGEAGRVPNDGFGDIFLVIDNYRALAEENEVLIEQVNQIINQGPSFGIHVMATADRESELRPPVRSGFGSRIELRLAAVEDAKLVRSRFAKDVPVKPGRGMVAVNYVRLDSDPQSGLHTLVARPALADTPDNVFSSESVAAAVSKIAVGHAPPVRRLPAKFGLEQVRALAQQDQRQNVGVGGIAWAINELDLQPVYLNFAENAHLMVTGRRECGRTTTLATIMAEIGRVYEPGASIAPPTSRPSAQVWLVDPRRQLLTTLGTDYVEKFAYNLDGVSAMMNELGEVLARREPPPGLSAEELLSRAWWSGPEIFLIIDDVQQLPPGFDSPLQRAAPWVTRAADVGLHVIVTRTFGGWSSAGSDPMLRALAQANAPLLVMDADPDEGFIRGKMKGGPLPRGRGLLMAEDTGVFVQVAATDLRR
- the eccB gene encoding type VII secretion protein EccB, which produces MAGDQQRGSGYGLGLSTRTQVTGYQFLARRTAMALTRWRVRMEIEPGRRQTLAVVASVSAALVICLGALLYSFLSPSGQLNDTPIIADRDSGALYVRVGDKLYPALNLASARLIAGRADNPHKVRASQIAEQPHGPLVGIPGAPSEFAPTTPATSSWLVCDSVAKTEGVATAPVTVTVIDGKPDLSNRRRVLNGSDAVVLKYEKDTYVVRQGRRSRIDSSNRAVLLPLGLTPENVSQAHPMSRALFDSLPVGPELAVPKVPGTGQPAGFSGAPGPIGTVIVTPQISGPQQYSVVLGDGVQTVNPVVAQILQNAGTPAGNSPMVVAPASLAKMPVVNGMDLSAYPDAPLSPVDLKENPATCWWWQKTAGEERARIQVISGPTIPVPNEKTDKIVSLVKSDTSGREADHVYFGPEYGNWVVVTGNDPGSTTSESLWWLTSSGARFGVENTRDSRSALGLTAQPSPAPWVALRLLAPGPALSRADALVRHDTLPTDMNPAELVVPK
- a CDS encoding NAD(P)/FAD-dependent oxidoreductase is translated as MTSVVVVGSGFTGFECARRLARRLRGTDIDVTIISPVDYMLYTPLLPDVAGGVVDARFVAIPLAGTLKGVRAIRGRVDDVDLDGHRLRFTDLEQRTRELAWDRLVLTPGSVTRLFDIPGLAHYARGLKSTAEALYLRDHVLEQLELACLEEDPELARARRTIVVVGASYSGTELILQLRALAHAAAKHMNFDPSEVKFLLLDLAEQVMPEVGEKLGARAQRVLKKREVDVRLGLTLNEVHPDHVVLSDNTRVGTHTVAWVTGVTAAPLIETLGLPTEKGRLKVQTDLSVPGHPDVFAAGDAAAVPDVTQPGKITPPTAQHATRQGKTLGNNVAASLGHGKKREYKHHDMGLVVDLGPHQAVANPLKIPLSGFAAKVVTRAYHLYAIPRGVNRWAVTLAYLTDAMFARSVVSLGLSTQSDAEFSTSEGIPLPETG
- a CDS encoding nuclear transport factor 2 family protein; amino-acid sequence: MTVSADDRTTLSDLVHRYAARIDDRQFDSLAELFTDDAQLVLPDPPTALEPVTTYSGHVGIGAALETVAATVRTQHAIVGEVYETGPHPESAGGRISCIAHHWVRHEDQIRDVTWYLRYVDEYRRDVDGTWRIRRRALTIDAIDTRPVRRVRPRQS
- a CDS encoding PE family protein, which encodes MSYVNTQPAELTAAADTLQGIGSIMAGQNASAAAPTTGVIPAAADEVSALTAAQFATHAQMYQVISAQAAAIHELFVSTLGASAVSYAATEAANAAAAG